The genomic DNA AATTGTCCTatcaattcaataaaaatgtgTTTGATTGAGACGTTTAAACCTTTGAACccttttctttataataagTATGTTAATGGGTAACTTTGGTTCGGGAGGGCGATCGAGTAGGAACAAAAAACGTGGTTTTTGTGAGATAGGAGAGCTTGTGGGTCACGAGATATTCAAAACTTTgacctcttttttttataatggatCTGTTAACGAGTAGCTTTGGACTCGGAGGGCGACTGAATGGGAATGAAAAATGTACCATTTGTGAAGCAGGAGAGTTTGTGAGTCACGAGATATTCAAACTTCTgatatcttttctttataacAGATATACTAACGAGTAGCTTTGGACCTAGAAGGTGATCGAGTAGGAACAGAAAATGTGGCCTTTGTGAGGCAGGAGAGCTTGTGGGTCACGAGATATTCAAACTTCTGACATCTTTTCTTTATAACAGATATACTAACGAGTAGCTTTGGACCCAGAGGGCGATCGAGTAGGAACGGAAAATGTGGCATTTGTGAGGCAGGAGAGCTTGTGGGTCACGAGATATTCAAACTTTTgatccttttttctttataacaGATATGCTAACAAGTAGCTTTGGACCCAGAGGGCAACCGAGTGGGAATGAAAAAATGTGGCCTGTGTGAGGCGAGAGAGCTTGTGGGCCACGAGATATTCAAACTTCtgacatattttctttataacaGATATGCTAACAAGTAGCTTTGGACCCAGAGGACAACCGAGTGGGAACGAAAAATGTGGCCTTTGTGAAGCAAGAGAGCTTGTGGGTCACCAGATATTCAAACTTCTGAcctcttttctttataataaatatgttaaCGAGTAGATTTGGACTCAGAGGACGACTGTATGGGAACGAAAAATGTACTCTTTATGAAGTATGAGAGTTTGTGGGTTACGAGATATTCAAACGtcttatcttttttctttacaatAAATATGTTAATGAGTAGCCTTAGACCCGAAGGGCAACCGAGTGAGAACGAAAAATGTGACCTTTGTGAGACGGGAGAGCTTATAGGGTGacgtttttattttgttgtagaatttaattaatacttgACGTCCACCAACTTGAGTAATCTAAAGTTTCATTTAAAggtcttcttcatcttccccttttaattaacaaacaaatcCCCAAACCCCAACAGAGTATCTATTTCTAGCAACNNNNNNNNNNNNNNNNNNNNNNNNNNNNNNNNNNNNNNNNNNNNNNNNNNNNNNNNNNNNNNNNNNNNNNNNNNNNNNNNNNNNNNNNNNNNNNNNNNNNNNNNNNNNNNNNNNNNNNNNNNNNNNNNNNNNNNNNNNNNNNNNNNNNNNNNNNNNNNNNNNNNNNNNNNNNNNNNNNNNNNNNNNNNNNNNNNNNNNNNNNNNNNNNNNNNNNNNNNNNNNNNNNNNNNNNNNNNNNNNNNNNNNNNNNNNNNNNNNNNNNNNNNNNNNNNNNNNNNNNNNNNNNNNNNNNNNNNNNNNNNNNNNNNNNNNNNNNNNNNNNNNNNNNNNNNNNNNNNNNNNNNNNNNNNNNNNNNNNNNNNNNNNNNNNNNNNNNNNNNNNNNNNNNNNNNNNNNNNNNNNNNNNNNNNNNNNNNNNNNNNNNNNNNNNNNNNNNNNNNNNNNNNNNNNNNNNNNNNNNNNNNNNNNNNNNNNNNNNNNNNNNNNNNNNNNNNNNNNNNNNNNNNNNNNNNNNNNNNNNNNNNNNNNNNNNNNNNNNNNNNNNNNNNNNNNNNNNNNNNNNNNNNNNNNNNNNNNNNNNNNNNNNNNNNNNNNNNNNNNNNNNNNNNNNNNNNNNNNNNNNNNNNNNNNNNNNNNNNNNNNNNNNNNNNNNNNNNNNNNNNNNNNNNNNNNNNNNNNNNNNNNNNNNNNNNNNNNNNNNNNNNNNNNNNNNNNNNNNNNNNNAAAACTCCCCACTAATTGGGAGCCTTCACCGGAGGAATGTTCGATCAATCAGCCGCTTTCGGTAGGAGCTCTCTATCCGCCGATGGAAGTTGAACAGTCGCCACCGTCTCCACCGTCCCCACCGCCGACGACCGGGAGGAGAAAGCGACGGCGGACTCGAAACATGAAAAACAAGGAGGAGATTGAAAACCAGAGGATGACCCATATCGCCGTCGAGCGCAACCGCCGGAAACAAATGAATGAATATCTCGCCGTCCTCCGATCACTAATGCCGTGTTCTTACGTTCATAGGGTCAGtcacctttctttttcatgacAATGACAAAAGTTACCGTCCAAAAACAGAGCAtgatgatttcattttttagtgGAAACTATTGAATTACTTCAATTTCACGACAGAACACAAGAACATGTTTAATAATTGAGTTGTCGTGTACTTTTCAAGgctaattatttgaatattatagCAGGGAGACCAAGCCTCCATTATTGGTGGCGCCATTAATTTCGTCAAGGAATTAGAACAGCAATTACAGTTTATCAAAGCCCATAAGGAACCGGCGGCTTCATCCCCTTTCGCCGACTTCTTTTCCTTCCCACAGTTCTCAACTCCGGCGACGAACTCGACCCATGACTCAGCCAGTTCCAACACCCAATGGGCCGCCGGAGATATCGAAGTCACCATGGTGGATACCCATGCCAACCTCAAAATCCTGTCCAAGAAACGCCCGAGACAGCTCCTCAAAATGGTGGCAGGGTTTCAAAGCTTGAGAttctctgttcttcatctCAACGTCACCACTTTGGATCAAATGGTTCTTTACTCTGTAAGCATCAAGGTAACAAAAACACAAACTTTTCAACatgggttttccttttttggatCAAAACTTGATTTTTATACGAACTTTATCAGATTGAGGAAGGATGCGAGTTGAATACAGTGGATGAAATCGCTGCAGCTGTGAATCAAATCCTGCTCTCCATTCAAGAGGAATCTGCTTTCAGCTGACACTTTGATCGATTCAATCTGTGTTGTTTGGaatgtattttgtttgttcagAATGTCTTCGATTTCCATATGGTGTCCAACAATTTTCCATGCAAATGAAGCACATAGCGTTGGATGCTTTTGATCtgtaaaatttaatatcatgaATTTGGTTCAATATAAAGATGGCAACttgatttaataataatgtttatgATTTGTTCCAAGTTTTGATTAATCATATCTATGAAAACATGATCGTACAGATCGATTAAGTGTTTGAAAGATTTGATTTGATAATTGAAATGTGTGAGagatgaagaggaagaggaactAGCCGACAAGATTGCAACATGGAAGCAATAATTGTTATTGTTCTAAAGGTTTGACTGTCTTCCTTGGACTCCACAGCCAAACAAAGCTCCTTTGTTGGGCTCCACTctacatatttatatattacacCAATTCAATCTCTCCCAAATCAACCATCTTTTTTTGGTCGGAGAttagaacgaatcattctttataagtgtgtgaaaatCTCTATCTC from Cucurbita pepo subsp. pepo cultivar mu-cu-16 unplaced genomic scaffold, ASM280686v2 Cp4.1_scaffold001173, whole genome shotgun sequence includes the following:
- the LOC111786185 gene encoding transcription factor bHLH96-like, with translation KLPTNWEPSPEECSINQPLSVGALYPPMEVEQSPPSPPSPPPTTGRRKRRRTRNMKNKEEIENQRMTHIAVERNRRKQMNEYLAVLRSLMPCSYVHRGDQASIIGGAINFVKELEQQLQFIKAHKEPAASSPFADFFSFPQFSTPATNSTHDSASSNTQWAAGDIEVTMVDTHANLKILSKKRPRQLLKMVAGFQSLRFSVLHLNVTTLDQMVLYSVSIKIEEGCELNTVDEIAAAVNQILLSIQEESAFS